One window of Fusobacterium sp. SYSU M8D902 genomic DNA carries:
- a CDS encoding DUF1904 domain-containing protein, protein MPHLKIRGMAKEPIIENSKELIDGLTDIVKCDRTWFTIEHIDTEYIFDGKIVEGYTFVELFWFERTPEVKKQVADFITKFIKKINGNKDCCVIFFPLQGENYCDNGEFF, encoded by the coding sequence ATGCCACATTTAAAAATTAGAGGTATGGCTAAAGAGCCAATTATTGAAAACAGCAAGGAGCTTATAGATGGACTTACTGACATAGTAAAATGCGATAGAACTTGGTTCACTATTGAGCATATTGACACTGAATATATTTTTGATGGAAAGATTGTTGAAGGATATACTTTTGTTGAACTTTTCTGGTTTGAAAGAACACCAGAAGTTAAAAAACAGGTTGCTGATTTTATAACTAAATTCATCAAAAAAATCAATGGAAATAAGGATTGTTGTGTAATTTTCTTCCCATTACAAGGAGAAAACTACTGTGACAATGGAGAGTTCTTCTAA
- a CDS encoding heavy metal translocating P-type ATPase, which produces MKGRTNSHLLYCEVIHKIRGRVRIKSRALKFLGRLKNEIEKQLEQVRYIESAKISAVTGTVVIYFDDISVTDDNLISLIQNTLNVYLVEIYRNERTESSKNIVIERKLQEESPEEIIKKIGAASVMLVYNFFKKAPLTPVAGIRRFLNPNTLGVMSLAAPVISNGLGSLIKNKRPNADTLSSSAIISSLLLGKEKTALTIMIMEEFAELLTVYTMKKTRGAIKDMLSVGENYVWKVMENGSIQKVAIEEIDKGDKIVVQTGEKISVDGTIIKGEAYIDQSSITGEYMPITKKVGENVFAGTIIKNGNITIEAEKVGDERTVSRIIKLVEDANFNKAQIQNYADNFSAQLIPLNFLLAAIVYGTTKNIQKAMSMLVIDYSCGIRLSTAAAFSAAINTAAKNGILIKGSNYIEEISKADTIIFDKTGTITEGRPSVQTIKVLDKELTENRMLTYAAAAEETSTHPLAVAILNEIKDRGLEIPTHSENKVIVARGIETTIEESIVRVGSKKFMEENGISTEEFNDEVKVILGRGEILIYIAKDSKLIGLIGVTDPPRENIKKTINRLRGQGIDEIVLLTGDLEQQAQTIASRMSIDSYESELLPEDKAKNILALQSRGSNVIMIGDGINDAPALSYANIGVALGSTRTDVAMEAADITITKDDPLLVPEVIGLSKKTVKTIKENFAMAIGINSFALVLGATGILPAIYSSVMHNMTTILVVGNSLKLLKYKLKN; this is translated from the coding sequence ATGAAAGGAAGAACTAATAGTCATCTTTTATATTGTGAAGTAATACATAAGATAAGAGGAAGGGTTCGTATAAAATCTAGAGCTTTAAAATTCTTGGGAAGATTAAAAAATGAAATAGAGAAACAGCTAGAGCAGGTAAGATATATAGAGAGTGCAAAAATAAGTGCAGTGACAGGAACAGTAGTAATATATTTTGATGACATAAGTGTCACTGATGACAACTTAATATCTCTTATCCAAAATACTTTGAATGTATATCTTGTTGAGATTTATAGAAATGAGAGAACAGAGAGCAGTAAAAATATTGTAATTGAGAGAAAATTACAAGAGGAGTCGCCAGAGGAGATTATCAAAAAAATAGGTGCTGCCAGTGTAATGTTAGTTTATAACTTTTTTAAGAAAGCACCTCTAACACCAGTAGCTGGAATAAGAAGATTTTTAAATCCTAATACTCTTGGAGTGATGTCACTAGCAGCTCCAGTAATATCTAATGGATTGGGAAGCTTAATAAAAAATAAGAGACCAAATGCAGATACACTGAGTTCAAGTGCTATAATAAGTAGCTTACTTTTAGGAAAAGAGAAAACAGCTTTAACAATTATGATAATGGAAGAGTTTGCAGAGCTTCTGACTGTTTATACAATGAAGAAAACAAGAGGGGCTATAAAAGATATGCTAAGTGTTGGAGAAAACTATGTATGGAAGGTAATGGAAAATGGTAGTATCCAAAAAGTAGCAATAGAAGAGATTGATAAGGGAGATAAGATAGTAGTTCAAACAGGAGAAAAGATAAGTGTTGATGGAACTATTATAAAAGGTGAAGCTTATATAGATCAGTCTTCTATAACAGGTGAATATATGCCTATAACTAAAAAGGTTGGAGAAAATGTATTTGCTGGAACTATTATAAAAAATGGAAATATAACAATAGAAGCTGAAAAAGTAGGAGATGAAAGAACAGTTTCGAGAATTATAAAATTAGTTGAAGATGCTAATTTTAATAAGGCACAGATACAAAACTATGCTGATAATTTTTCGGCACAACTAATACCATTAAACTTCTTGTTGGCTGCAATAGTTTATGGAACAACTAAAAATATTCAAAAAGCAATGAGTATGCTTGTGATAGATTACTCTTGTGGAATAAGATTATCAACAGCAGCAGCTTTTTCTGCAGCAATAAATACAGCGGCAAAAAATGGAATCTTAATCAAGGGAAGTAACTATATTGAAGAGATATCTAAAGCAGATACAATAATTTTTGATAAGACTGGAACAATAACAGAGGGTAGACCTAGTGTACAGACAATAAAAGTTTTAGATAAAGAGTTAACTGAAAATAGAATGTTAACTTATGCAGCAGCAGCAGAAGAGACTTCAACACATCCATTGGCAGTAGCAATTTTAAATGAGATAAAGGATAGAGGACTTGAGATACCTACTCATAGTGAGAATAAAGTTATTGTTGCTAGAGGAATAGAGACTACAATTGAAGAGAGTATAGTTAGAGTTGGTAGTAAGAAATTTATGGAGGAGAATGGAATCTCTACTGAAGAGTTTAACGATGAGGTAAAGGTAATTTTAGGTAGAGGAGAAATTCTTATCTATATAGCAAAAGATAGCAAATTAATAGGACTTATAGGTGTTACTGACCCACCTAGAGAGAATATTAAGAAGACAATTAATAGACTTAGAGGACAGGGAATTGACGAGATAGTATTATTGACTGGAGACTTGGAACAACAAGCTCAAACAATAGCATCAAGAATGTCAATAGATAGTTATGAGTCAGAGTTATTACCAGAGGATAAGGCTAAGAACATATTGGCACTTCAATCTAGAGGAAGCAATGTAATAATGATAGGAGATGGAATAAATGATGCACCAGCTCTTTCATATGCAAATATAGGAGTGGCATTGGGAAGTACTAGAACTGATGTGGCTATGGAGGCAGCAGATATAACAATTACAAAAGATGATCCACTATTGGTACCAGAGGTAATTGGACTATCTAAAAAAACTGTAAAAACAATAAAAGAAAACTTTGCAATGGCAATTGGTATTAACTCATTTGCATTAGTATTAGGTGCTACAGGAATATTACCAGCAATATATAGTTCTGTTATGCACAATATGACAACAATATTAGTTGTAGGAAATTCTTTAAAACTTTTAAAATATAAATTAAAAAATTAA
- a CDS encoding HMA2 domain-containing protein yields the protein MVNGLLKTAFLYFNKIKVVHSIPGRLRLQIPGLDKVPEDMKKYEHYTTSIIKLENGIEEITYSYVTSKILVKYNPQLTNEKKIVEWLNFVWKKIVDNEDVYKNMSVKEIEENLDKFYEILYKELKKGR from the coding sequence ATAGTGAACGGTCTTTTAAAAACAGCATTTCTATATTTTAATAAGATAAAGGTTGTACATAGCATACCAGGAAGACTGAGACTACAGATTCCAGGATTGGATAAGGTACCTGAGGATATGAAAAAATATGAACACTATACAACTAGTATAATAAAGTTAGAAAATGGAATTGAGGAGATAACTTACTCATATGTTACAAGTAAGATTCTTGTAAAATATAATCCACAACTGACTAATGAAAAGAAGATAGTTGAGTGGTTAAATTTTGTATGGAAGAAAATAGTTGATAATGAAGATGTGTACAAAAATATGTCTGTGAAAGAGATAGAGGAAAATCTAGATAAATTTTATGAGATTCTTTATAAAGAATTAAAGAAAGGAAGATAG
- a CDS encoding HMA2 domain-containing protein has translation MNKKMLPDFYGILEIQHYIKGRIRLKVNSLIGDEEKSQELKNRLVGLNGIESLSVNPLVGSILVKFDENLVEPLTLIGAILNILDLEEEVFTKREGKIFSGMKEIVESVDFAIYNKTKGILDLKSVIALLFIINGIKKVRQNPIMPNGVNLLWWGFNIVSKGGGK, from the coding sequence ATGAATAAAAAAATGCTCCCAGATTTCTATGGAATACTGGAAATACAGCACTATATCAAGGGAAGGATAAGACTTAAAGTAAACTCTCTGATAGGAGATGAAGAGAAGAGTCAAGAGTTAAAAAACAGATTAGTAGGACTGAATGGGATTGAAAGTCTATCTGTAAATCCTTTGGTGGGGAGTATTCTTGTAAAGTTTGACGAGAATCTAGTTGAACCATTAACTTTGATTGGAGCAATCTTAAATATTTTAGATTTAGAAGAGGAAGTATTCACTAAAAGAGAGGGAAAAATATTTTCTGGAATGAAGGAGATTGTTGAAAGTGTAGATTTTGCAATCTACAATAAAACAAAAGGAATATTGGATCTAAAAAGTGTAATCGCTCTTTTATTTATAATTAATGGAATAAAAAAAGTAAGACAAAATCCAATAATGCCTAATGGAGTTAATCTACTATGGTGGGGATTTAATATAGTATCTAAAGGAGGAGGAAAATAG
- a CDS encoding DUF2023 family protein — protein MSEQKRNELGVFFHMMYELNKGLRSLALLTTTTENFELIKDRLSKCNYEYILENLKSGYVNVFFGTKECIDVLKRFKKNSLRDFSPEEDFILGVLLGYNVQQQCKRYINRKKVS, from the coding sequence ATGAGTGAACAAAAGAGAAATGAACTTGGGGTATTTTTTCATATGATGTATGAACTGAATAAAGGACTTAGAAGTTTAGCTCTTTTAACAACTACTACAGAAAATTTTGAATTGATAAAAGATAGGTTAAGTAAGTGCAACTATGAATATATCCTTGAGAATTTAAAATCTGGATATGTGAATGTCTTTTTCGGAACAAAGGAGTGTATAGATGTTTTAAAGAGATTTAAGAAGAACTCTTTAAGAGATTTTTCACCAGAGGAAGACTTTATACTTGGGGTTTTGTTAGGATATAATGTACAACAGCAGTGTAAAAGATATATTAATAGAAAAAAAGTGAGTTAA
- a CDS encoding flavodoxin, producing the protein MKTAIFFGSTTGTTEMVAGKVGELLGAEVFPASEIDKVEEFEFVIFATSTWGMGDLQDEWFDALDKLKTKNLTGKKVALIGVGDQEGFGDTFVDGIGTIYEEIKDMGINLVGKTSTDGYSFGGSKAVVDDEFVGLVIDDNNQSDLTDERINAWVEKVK; encoded by the coding sequence ATGAAAACAGCAATTTTCTTTGGAAGTACAACAGGAACAACTGAAATGGTAGCAGGAAAAGTAGGAGAATTATTAGGAGCAGAGGTTTTTCCAGCTAGTGAGATTGATAAAGTTGAAGAATTTGAATTTGTTATTTTTGCAACATCTACTTGGGGAATGGGAGATCTACAAGATGAGTGGTTTGATGCTTTAGATAAATTAAAAACTAAAAATTTAACAGGTAAAAAAGTAGCACTTATCGGAGTAGGAGACCAAGAGGGATTTGGAGATACATTCGTAGATGGAATAGGAACTATTTATGAAGAGATAAAAGATATGGGAATTAATTTAGTAGGAAAAACATCAACTGATGGATATTCTTTTGGTGGTTCAAAAGCAGTAGTAGATGATGAGTTTGTAGGTCTTGTAATAGATGATAACAATCAGAGCGATCTAACAGATGAGAGAATAAATGCTTGGGTTGAGAAGGTAAAATAA
- a CDS encoding PTS sugar transporter subunit IIB: protein MKRILLCCSAGMSTSLMVNKMRKVAEEHNVPVEINATGIDRFEVEIQNYDVVLLGPQVKFKLNDFQKIADQYGKKIAVIDTKDYGTMDGKKVLSQAIKLIKESN, encoded by the coding sequence ATGAAAAGAATTTTATTGTGTTGTTCTGCAGGGATGTCAACAAGTTTAATGGTAAATAAGATGAGAAAAGTGGCTGAAGAGCATAATGTTCCAGTGGAGATAAATGCTACAGGAATAGATAGATTTGAAGTTGAGATACAAAATTATGATGTAGTTTTATTAGGACCACAAGTTAAGTTCAAATTAAATGACTTTCAAAAAATAGCAGATCAATATGGAAAGAAAATAGCTGTAATTGATACTAAAGATTATGGAACAATGGATGGTAAAAAAGTTTTATCACAAGCTATAAAATTAATAAAAGAGAGTAACTAA
- the celB gene encoding PTS cellobiose transporter subunit IIC: MDKVMYFLEKYLLPIAEKLGQSKYLNVLRDSFMLSFPLTIFGSIFIVIANLPFLNLLMSDDKLAILKGALAPAAESSMLMMTVFVVMGIGYYLTSSYNIEGIFGSAIGVSAFFLVTPLQNGGISLDRLGAKGMFVGMLVGFASAEIYRRAVQKGWTIKMPDSVPPAVAKSFSALVPGFVTLAVFLIVRIIFSLTPFENIHDFIFVVIQTPMVKLGGGLIATVIAIILIQLLWFFGLHGQTIVNSVLDPVWNTLSLQNLEAYQAGKELPNIITKQFIETYTVGLGGTGMTIAVVFALLFVVKSRQLKELGKLAGPSAIFNVNEPITFGLPIVMNPLVFVPWLLAPIVVVIFTYIMMAVGLAPIPTGVIVPWTVPVFFSGVLATNSVMGGVLQIVNCFIVFIIWLPFLKVLDRKALEMEAKPQEEDLDLEL; the protein is encoded by the coding sequence ATGGATAAAGTTATGTATTTTTTAGAGAAATACTTGCTACCAATAGCAGAAAAGTTAGGACAGAGTAAATATTTAAATGTGTTAAGAGATTCATTTATGTTATCATTTCCTTTGACAATATTTGGATCAATATTTATAGTAATTGCGAACTTACCATTTTTAAACTTATTAATGAGTGATGATAAACTTGCAATTTTAAAGGGAGCATTAGCACCAGCAGCAGAGAGTAGTATGTTAATGATGACAGTCTTTGTAGTAATGGGTATTGGATATTATTTGACATCATCTTACAATATAGAGGGAATATTTGGATCAGCAATTGGAGTTTCAGCTTTCTTTTTAGTTACTCCACTACAAAATGGAGGAATCTCATTAGATAGATTGGGAGCTAAAGGGATGTTCGTAGGTATGTTAGTAGGATTTGCTTCAGCAGAGATATATAGAAGAGCTGTACAAAAAGGTTGGACAATAAAGATGCCAGATAGTGTTCCACCAGCAGTAGCAAAATCATTCTCAGCTTTAGTTCCAGGATTTGTGACATTGGCAGTATTCTTAATAGTTAGAATAATATTCTCATTAACACCATTTGAAAATATACATGACTTTATATTTGTAGTAATTCAAACTCCAATGGTTAAGTTAGGTGGAGGATTAATAGCAACAGTAATTGCAATAATTTTAATACAATTACTTTGGTTCTTTGGATTACATGGACAGACAATAGTTAACTCAGTACTAGACCCTGTTTGGAATACATTATCACTACAAAACCTTGAGGCATATCAAGCAGGAAAAGAGTTACCAAACATTATAACTAAGCAATTTATAGAGACATATACAGTTGGATTAGGTGGAACAGGAATGACAATCGCAGTTGTATTTGCACTATTATTTGTTGTAAAGAGTAGACAATTGAAGGAATTAGGTAAATTAGCAGGACCTTCAGCAATATTTAACGTAAATGAACCAATTACATTTGGATTACCTATAGTAATGAATCCACTAGTATTTGTACCTTGGTTATTAGCTCCAATAGTTGTTGTGATATTCACATATATAATGATGGCAGTTGGATTAGCACCAATACCAACAGGAGTAATAGTTCCTTGGACAGTACCAGTATTCTTTAGTGGAGTATTAGCAACAAACTCAGTTATGGGTGGAGTGTTACAAATTGTAAACTGTTTTATAGTATTTATTATCTGGTTACCATTCTTAAAGGTATTAGATAGAAAAGCTTTAGAGATGGAAGCAAAACCACAAGAGGAAGATTTAGATTTAGAATTATAA
- a CDS encoding replication initiation protein: MNINFEIIPKYIKSEYFIINLIIDDLLKNKNLLYTFDELNIPELKGSHFLFLERFIKKGFSYSFKEEAGVFMPIESFSLKDNHIEFNLTKIFKEAILEQNSLRVLDLKYILKFEESFSKYFYYNFVINTENEKNIVIPLEELKKILGLKEYERFYDFELNILKKLKKEIDLKTNYLLEYNKIKSGEFKNNKVIAIEFFINTKRSKAKLEETNELMSILATHIKDFKMCYDLLYNSLNYIDFKELKSSIQYILKNHNKESSIEDELKIFIENKSKLSQYEKIDSFYASCLNPLKFQNFLYKKLTQMVNLEVLNTNVSSTKFLKVLYFAKEGEQLFFEDGPITIAIKYSKKAESFFEIYKKI; the protein is encoded by the coding sequence ATGAATATTAATTTTGAAATTATACCTAAATATATAAAGTCTGAATATTTTATTATAAATTTAATTATTGATGATCTTTTAAAAAATAAAAATCTACTCTATACTTTTGATGAACTTAATATTCCTGAACTAAAAGGTAGCCATTTCCTATTTTTAGAGAGATTTATAAAGAAGGGATTTTCATACTCATTCAAAGAGGAAGCTGGAGTATTTATGCCTATCGAATCCTTCTCTTTAAAAGATAACCATATTGAGTTTAATCTAACTAAAATATTTAAAGAAGCTATTCTTGAACAAAACAGTTTAAGAGTATTGGACTTAAAATATATTTTAAAATTTGAAGAGAGTTTCTCCAAATACTTTTACTATAATTTTGTAATCAATACTGAAAATGAAAAAAATATTGTTATACCATTGGAGGAGTTAAAAAAAATATTGGGTTTGAAGGAGTATGAACGTTTTTATGATTTTGAATTAAATATCCTTAAAAAATTAAAGAAAGAGATTGATCTAAAAACAAACTATCTATTGGAGTACAATAAGATAAAGAGTGGAGAGTTTAAAAATAATAAGGTAATTGCTATTGAATTTTTTATAAATACTAAAAGATCTAAAGCTAAACTTGAAGAGACTAATGAACTGATGTCTATATTGGCTACTCATATTAAAGATTTTAAGATGTGCTATGATCTTCTCTATAACTCTCTTAATTATATTGATTTTAAAGAGTTAAAGTCTTCAATACAATATATTTTAAAAAATCATAATAAAGAGAGTAGTATTGAAGATGAGTTAAAAATCTTTATTGAGAATAAATCTAAGTTAAGTCAGTATGAAAAAATTGATAGTTTCTATGCTTCCTGCCTCAATCCTCTAAAGTTTCAAAATTTTCTATATAAAAAACTCACACAGATGGTCAATCTAGAAGTTTTAAATACCAATGTTTCCTCTACAAAATTTCTAAAGGTACTATACTTTGCTAAAGAGGGAGAACAACTATTCTTTGAAGATGGTCCTATTACAATTGCCATTAAATACTCTAAAAAAGCTGAAAGTTTTTTTGAAATATATAAAAAAATCTAA
- the corA gene encoding magnesium/cobalt transporter CorA, which translates to MNDSSNRKKKVGLPPGSIIYTGENPQHRINIDVMAYNDSVIKRELFDERSDLSNLKVDFKGITWINIDGIHDIPLIKKIGKLFELDNLVMEDLVNSTQRAKVEERDEYLFIVMKMLKLNLISKDISYEQVSFIVGEDYLITFQETPGDVFDSIRARIEAPNSRMRKRSVGYLTYAILDTIVDNYFMILDEVEIEIDRLESKVINDSEREDLQAIITLKQKVTTLKRTIGPIRELITRLQTNSVAEYLNEDMKIYLTDLSDHGIIVHDTLDILNSRVTELIQLYHSTISNGMNEIMQILAIISTIFMPLSFLASLYGMNFEYMPELQSRYGYFIVLAVMLILVLAMLAYFKKKKWL; encoded by the coding sequence ATGAATGATTCATCAAACAGAAAGAAAAAAGTAGGATTGCCACCAGGAAGTATAATTTATACAGGAGAAAATCCACAACATAGAATAAATATAGATGTAATGGCATATAACGACAGTGTCATTAAGAGAGAACTTTTTGATGAAAGAAGTGATTTGAGTAATTTAAAAGTAGATTTTAAGGGAATAACTTGGATAAATATAGATGGAATTCACGATATACCTCTTATAAAAAAGATTGGAAAACTATTTGAGTTGGATAACTTGGTAATGGAAGACCTAGTTAATAGTACACAGAGGGCAAAAGTAGAGGAGAGAGATGAGTATCTTTTCATAGTTATGAAGATGTTAAAGCTTAATCTAATATCTAAAGATATAAGTTATGAACAGGTTTCTTTCATAGTTGGTGAAGATTATCTTATCACTTTCCAAGAAACACCTGGAGATGTATTTGACTCTATTAGAGCAAGGATAGAAGCTCCAAACTCAAGAATGAGAAAGAGAAGTGTTGGTTATCTGACATATGCTATATTAGATACAATAGTTGACAACTATTTTATGATACTTGATGAAGTTGAGATAGAGATAGATAGATTGGAATCAAAAGTAATTAATGACTCTGAAAGAGAGGATTTACAAGCAATCATAACATTGAAACAGAAGGTAACTACATTGAAGAGAACGATTGGACCGATAAGAGAGTTGATTACAAGATTGCAAACAAACAGTGTAGCTGAATATTTAAATGAGGATATGAAGATATATCTGACTGACCTATCTGACCATGGTATAATAGTTCACGACACATTGGATATTTTAAACAGTAGAGTAACGGAGCTAATTCAATTATATCATTCAACTATTAGTAATGGAATGAATGAGATTATGCAAATTCTAGCAATTATATCTACAATATTTATGCCTTTGAGTTTCTTGGCAAGTCTATATGGAATGAACTTTGAATATATGCCAGAATTACAGAGTAGATATGGATATTTTATAGTTTTAGCTGTAATGTTAATATTAGTTTTAGCAATGTTAGCATACTTTAAAAAGAAAAAATGGTTATAG
- a CDS encoding TaqI-like C-terminal specificity domain-containing protein yields MEKQYNYKVYTPNEIAKEMVKKGLNLYFENGKTLEKLMEIKICDLSCGSGNLIIPALEELILISKEMTGRYIYNENWITGYDINEEAIKVANLKIKELLKDYSLDGEVKLKVQNGLFVEEKFNVILGNPPYLGEKNNKEVFQNIKNTEFGKKYYEGKMDFFYFFIERAVENLEENGVLIYLTTNYWLKADSGKKLREALKINGNFKDIVFYDNSLFSKAKGQHNIIFTWRRENLEQGKVDIILPEKRFSIESRDIYDENSKIILADRESREYNERVKRVSNFTLGDIVNINQGIVSGFDKAFVFDEFNDEFKENLKPFYKNKDVGMYKNNKNSFWILYLDRKSNLDNKLENYLKIYYDKLSQRREVQENQIKWWQLQWARDEEIFLKPKILVRQRCKTNQFSYDEGEFYGSADIYFITAKDESINLFYILGYMNSSSFLKWFKYNGKTKGKNYEFYSTPLKETPIYYPQESAEIEYIEKLVKEQIKSYKSEIQEEIDNYFIKIFE; encoded by the coding sequence ATGGAAAAACAGTATAATTATAAAGTGTATACTCCTAACGAGATAGCTAAAGAAATGGTAAAAAAGGGGTTAAACCTATATTTTGAAAATGGAAAAACTTTAGAAAAATTGATGGAAATTAAAATATGTGATCTCTCTTGTGGAAGTGGGAATTTAATTATTCCTGCTTTAGAAGAGTTGATACTCATATCTAAAGAGATGACAGGTAGATATATTTATAATGAAAATTGGATAACAGGTTATGATATCAATGAAGAAGCTATAAAAGTTGCTAACCTCAAGATAAAAGAACTATTAAAAGATTATTCATTAGACGGTGAGGTCAAACTAAAAGTTCAAAATGGATTATTTGTAGAGGAAAAATTTAATGTAATTTTGGGAAATCCTCCCTACTTAGGAGAAAAGAATAATAAAGAGGTTTTTCAGAATATAAAAAATACAGAATTTGGAAAAAAATATTATGAAGGCAAAATGGATTTTTTCTACTTTTTTATAGAGAGAGCAGTAGAAAATCTTGAAGAGAATGGTGTTTTAATATATCTAACAACTAACTACTGGCTTAAGGCAGATAGTGGAAAAAAATTGAGAGAAGCTCTAAAAATAAATGGAAATTTTAAAGATATAGTTTTTTATGATAACTCTCTTTTTTCAAAGGCTAAAGGACAACACAATATTATTTTTACTTGGAGAAGAGAGAATTTAGAACAGGGTAAAGTTGATATAATACTACCAGAAAAGAGATTTTCCATAGAGAGTAGAGATATTTATGATGAAAATTCAAAAATAATCTTGGCAGATAGAGAGAGTAGAGAGTACAATGAAAGAGTAAAAAGAGTATCCAATTTTACATTGGGGGATATAGTAAATATAAACCAAGGGATAGTATCTGGATTTGATAAAGCCTTTGTTTTTGATGAGTTCAATGATGAGTTTAAAGAGAATTTAAAACCATTTTATAAAAATAAAGATGTTGGAATGTACAAAAATAATAAAAATAGTTTTTGGATTCTTTATCTAGATAGAAAAAGTAATCTAGATAACAAATTGGAAAATTATTTGAAAATATATTATGATAAACTTTCTCAGAGAAGAGAGGTACAGGAAAATCAAATAAAGTGGTGGCAACTTCAATGGGCTAGAGATGAAGAGATATTTTTAAAACCTAAGATTCTAGTGAGACAAAGATGTAAAACTAATCAATTTTCATATGATGAAGGTGAGTTTTATGGAAGTGCTGATATCTACTTTATAACAGCTAAAGATGAGAGTATAAACTTGTTTTATATCTTGGGATATATGAATTCAAGCTCTTTTTTAAAGTGGTTTAAATACAATGGAAAGACCAAAGGAAAAAACTATGAGTTTTATTCAACACCACTGAAGGAGACACCTATATATTATCCACAGGAGAGTGCTGAGATAGAGTATATAGAAAAACTTGTAAAAGAGCAGATAAAGAGTTACAAGAGTGAGATACAAGAGGAGATAGATAATTATTTTATAAAGATATTTGAATAA